A section of the Chiloscyllium plagiosum isolate BGI_BamShark_2017 chromosome 4, ASM401019v2, whole genome shotgun sequence genome encodes:
- the rmc1 gene encoding regulator of MON1-CCZ1 complex isoform X2 produces the protein MEDKGEVKCIKFSLGNKILAVQRTLKAVDFINFIPDLPQTEYSQECKTKNANILSFCWITANEIVFITDQGIEFYQVLPDKRSLKLLKNQSINVNWCMYSPETAVLLLSTTVHGNVLQPFYFRSGTMSKMPKFEIELPASPKSTNLSLSDIIMATIYGQLYVLYLKHQPRTPNNPGAEVILYYLPREGQCKKMHILKLNTTGKFALNVVDNLVVVHHQSSQTSMIFDIKQRAEFDGVVTIHHQVLPALSIHPCKIPRAGPSAVTTQSPVPCELYSSSWTVFQPDIIINASEGYLWCLQIKLQPIVHMLQDKGRLMDFLLQRKDCKMVILSVCCQMLSAAERGSLPVIATIFDKLNQVYKEYLEAEQNYTLAVESGTSRSSTTQKRPVRTQAVIDQSDMYTHVLSVFTEKKDLPHKFVSAVLMEYIRSLNQYQITVQHYLYELVIKTLVQHSLFYMLHQFLQYHVLSDSKPLACLLLSLESTYPPAHQLSLDMLKFKILQRLSTANDEIVEVLLSKHQVLGALRFVRSVGSHDNISARKFLDAARQTGDAMLFYTTFKFFEQRNQRLRGSSHFTPGEHCEEHVAHFKNLFGEQALLTSMAV, from the exons ATGGAAGATAAAGGAGAAGTGAAATGCATCAAATTTTCACTTGGGAACAAGATTCTAGCTGTGCAGAGGACACTAAAGGCTGTG GATTTCATTAACTTCATTCCTGACCTACCCCAAACAGAATACTCTCAAGAATGCAAG ACTAAAAATGCCAACATCCTGAGTTTCTGTTGGATCACTGCTAATGAAATAGTATTTATTACTGACCAGGGCATTGAATTTTATCAG GTATTACCTGACAAACGTAGTTTAAAGCTGCTGAAAAATCAGAGCATTAATGTTAACTGGTGTATGTACTCACCAGAAACTGCTGTTCTCCTCCTGTCTACCACAGTACATGGGAATGTTCTTCAACCATTTTATTTCAGG AGTGGAACAATGTCCAAAATGCcaaaatttgaaattgaattacCAGCCTCTCCCAAATCTACAAACCTCAGCCTTTCTGATATTATAATGGCCACTAT ATATGGACAACTTTACGTGCTTTATCTGAAGCACCAACCAAGGACTCCAAATAACCCAGGGGCAGAAGTGATCTTGTATTATTTACCCAG GGAAGGTCAATGTAAGAAAATGCACATATTAAAATTAAATACCACAGGCAAATTTGCCTTGAATGTTGTTGATAACTTGGTTGTGGTGCATCACCAAAGTTCTCAG ACATCAATGATCTTTGATATAAAACAGCGAGCAGAGTTTGATGGAGTTGTCACCATTCATCATCAAGTGCTTCCAGCTTTATCTATTCACCCATGCAAGATTCCTCGGGCAG GTCCATCAGCTGTAACAACACAAAGCCCTGTCCCATGTGAACTTT ATTCTTCCTCATGGACTGTGTTTCAACCTGACATTATAATCAATGCCAGTGAAG GTTACCTGTGGTGTCTCCAGATAAAGCTGCAGCCCATTGTCCACATGCTTCAAGACAAAGGACGGCTAATGGACTTCCTTCTACAGAGGAAGGACTGTAAAATGGTCATCTTGTCTGTATGTTGTCAGA TGTTGAGTGCAGCAGAACGTGGTAGCTTGCCAGTGATTGCTACCATATTTGATAAACTGAATCAGGTCTACAAGGAATATCTAGAAGCTGAGCAAAACTACACCTTG GCTGTGGAGTCAGGAACAAGTCGCAGTAGCACGACTCAGAAGAGGCCTGTGCGTACGCAGGCTGTCATTGACCAATCTGACATGTACACTCATGTCCTATCAGTCTTCACTGAGAAGAAG GATCTCCCCCACAAGTTTGTTAGCGCAGTGTTGATGGAATACATCCGGTCCCTTAATCAGTATCAAATTACAGTCCAG CATTACCTGTACGAATTGGTGATAAAAACCCTTGTCCAGCACAGCCTATTCTACATGCTTCATCAGTTTCTTCAGTACCATGTGCTTAGTGACTCCAAACCACTG GCTTGTCTACTTCTGTCACTAGAGAGCACGTACCCTCCTGCGCATCAGCTGTCCCTTGACATGCTGAAG TTTAAAATATTGCAGCGACTGTCTACAGCCAATGATGAGATTGTGGAAGTCCTACTATCCAAACACCAGGTTTTAGGTGCACTACGGTTTGTTCGTAGTGTTGGTAGCCATGATAATATATCAGCACGCAAGTTCTTGGACGCAGCCAGGCAGACTGGAGATGCAATGCTGTTTTACACCACCTTCAAGTTTTTTGAACAGAGGAATCAAAGATTAAGAGGAAGCTCACACTTTACACCAG GAGAGCACTGTGAAGAGCATGTTGCCCATTTCAAAAACCTTTTTGGAGAACAAGCACTTCTGACATCCATGGCTGTATAA
- the rmc1 gene encoding regulator of MON1-CCZ1 complex isoform X4: MEDKGEVKCIKFSLGNKILAVQRTLKAVDFINFIPDLPQTEYSQECKTKNANILSFCWITANEIVFITDQGIEFYQVLPDKRSLKLLKNQSINVNWCMYSPETAVLLLSTTVHGNVLQPFYFRSGTMSKMPKFEIELPASPKSTNLSLSDIIMATIYGQLYVLYLKHQPRTPNNPGAEVILYYLPREGQCKKMHILKLNTTGKFALNVVDNLVVVHHQSSQTSMIFDIKQRAEFDGVVTIHHQVLPALSIHPCKIPRAGPSAVTTQSPVPCELYSSSWTVFQPDIIINASEGYLWCLQIKLQPIVHMLQDKGRLMDFLLQRKDCKMVILSVCCQMLSAAERGSLPVIATIFDKLNQVYKEYLEAEQNYTLAVESGTSRSSTTQKRPVRTQAVIDQSDMYTHVLSVFTEKKDLPHKFVSAVLMEYIRSLNQYQITVQHYLYELVIKTLVQHSLFYMLHQFLQYHVLSDSKPLACLLLSLESTYPPAHQLSLDMLKRLSTANDEIVEVLLSKHQVLGALRFVRSVGSHDNISARKFLDAARQTGDAMLFYTTFKFFEQRNQRLRGSSHFTPGEHCEEHVAHFKNLFGEQALLTSMAV; encoded by the exons ATGGAAGATAAAGGAGAAGTGAAATGCATCAAATTTTCACTTGGGAACAAGATTCTAGCTGTGCAGAGGACACTAAAGGCTGTG GATTTCATTAACTTCATTCCTGACCTACCCCAAACAGAATACTCTCAAGAATGCAAG ACTAAAAATGCCAACATCCTGAGTTTCTGTTGGATCACTGCTAATGAAATAGTATTTATTACTGACCAGGGCATTGAATTTTATCAG GTATTACCTGACAAACGTAGTTTAAAGCTGCTGAAAAATCAGAGCATTAATGTTAACTGGTGTATGTACTCACCAGAAACTGCTGTTCTCCTCCTGTCTACCACAGTACATGGGAATGTTCTTCAACCATTTTATTTCAGG AGTGGAACAATGTCCAAAATGCcaaaatttgaaattgaattacCAGCCTCTCCCAAATCTACAAACCTCAGCCTTTCTGATATTATAATGGCCACTAT ATATGGACAACTTTACGTGCTTTATCTGAAGCACCAACCAAGGACTCCAAATAACCCAGGGGCAGAAGTGATCTTGTATTATTTACCCAG GGAAGGTCAATGTAAGAAAATGCACATATTAAAATTAAATACCACAGGCAAATTTGCCTTGAATGTTGTTGATAACTTGGTTGTGGTGCATCACCAAAGTTCTCAG ACATCAATGATCTTTGATATAAAACAGCGAGCAGAGTTTGATGGAGTTGTCACCATTCATCATCAAGTGCTTCCAGCTTTATCTATTCACCCATGCAAGATTCCTCGGGCAG GTCCATCAGCTGTAACAACACAAAGCCCTGTCCCATGTGAACTTT ATTCTTCCTCATGGACTGTGTTTCAACCTGACATTATAATCAATGCCAGTGAAG GTTACCTGTGGTGTCTCCAGATAAAGCTGCAGCCCATTGTCCACATGCTTCAAGACAAAGGACGGCTAATGGACTTCCTTCTACAGAGGAAGGACTGTAAAATGGTCATCTTGTCTGTATGTTGTCAGA TGTTGAGTGCAGCAGAACGTGGTAGCTTGCCAGTGATTGCTACCATATTTGATAAACTGAATCAGGTCTACAAGGAATATCTAGAAGCTGAGCAAAACTACACCTTG GCTGTGGAGTCAGGAACAAGTCGCAGTAGCACGACTCAGAAGAGGCCTGTGCGTACGCAGGCTGTCATTGACCAATCTGACATGTACACTCATGTCCTATCAGTCTTCACTGAGAAGAAG GATCTCCCCCACAAGTTTGTTAGCGCAGTGTTGATGGAATACATCCGGTCCCTTAATCAGTATCAAATTACAGTCCAG CATTACCTGTACGAATTGGTGATAAAAACCCTTGTCCAGCACAGCCTATTCTACATGCTTCATCAGTTTCTTCAGTACCATGTGCTTAGTGACTCCAAACCACTG GCTTGTCTACTTCTGTCACTAGAGAGCACGTACCCTCCTGCGCATCAGCTGTCCCTTGACATGCTGAAG CGACTGTCTACAGCCAATGATGAGATTGTGGAAGTCCTACTATCCAAACACCAGGTTTTAGGTGCACTACGGTTTGTTCGTAGTGTTGGTAGCCATGATAATATATCAGCACGCAAGTTCTTGGACGCAGCCAGGCAGACTGGAGATGCAATGCTGTTTTACACCACCTTCAAGTTTTTTGAACAGAGGAATCAAAGATTAAGAGGAAGCTCACACTTTACACCAG GAGAGCACTGTGAAGAGCATGTTGCCCATTTCAAAAACCTTTTTGGAGAACAAGCACTTCTGACATCCATGGCTGTATAA
- the rmc1 gene encoding regulator of MON1-CCZ1 complex isoform X5, with the protein MEDKGEVKCIKFSLGNKILAVQRTLKAVDFINFIPDLPQTEYSQECKTKNANILSFCWITANEIVFITDQGIEFYQVLPDKRSLKLLKNQSINVNWCMYSPETAVLLLSTTVHGNVLQPFYFRSGTMSKMPKFEIELPASPKSTNLSLSDIIMATIYGQLYVLYLKHQPRTPNNPGAEVILYYLPREGQCKKMHILKLNTTGKFALNVVDNLVVVHHQSSQTSMIFDIKQRAEFDGVVTIHHQVLPALSIHPCKIPRAGPSAVTTQSPVPCELYSSSWTVFQPDIIINASEGYLWCLQIKLQPIVHMLQDKGRLMDFLLQRKDCKMVILSVCCQMLSAAERGSLPVIATIFDKLNQVYKEYLEAEQNYTLAVESGTSRSSTTQKRPVRTQAVIDQSDMYTHVLSVFTEKKQDLPHKFVSAVLMEYIRSLNQYQITVQHYLYELVIKTLVQHSLFYMLHQFLQYHVLSDSKPLRLSTANDEIVEVLLSKHQVLGALRFVRSVGSHDNISARKFLDAARQTGDAMLFYTTFKFFEQRNQRLRGSSHFTPGEHCEEHVAHFKNLFGEQALLTSMAV; encoded by the exons ATGGAAGATAAAGGAGAAGTGAAATGCATCAAATTTTCACTTGGGAACAAGATTCTAGCTGTGCAGAGGACACTAAAGGCTGTG GATTTCATTAACTTCATTCCTGACCTACCCCAAACAGAATACTCTCAAGAATGCAAG ACTAAAAATGCCAACATCCTGAGTTTCTGTTGGATCACTGCTAATGAAATAGTATTTATTACTGACCAGGGCATTGAATTTTATCAG GTATTACCTGACAAACGTAGTTTAAAGCTGCTGAAAAATCAGAGCATTAATGTTAACTGGTGTATGTACTCACCAGAAACTGCTGTTCTCCTCCTGTCTACCACAGTACATGGGAATGTTCTTCAACCATTTTATTTCAGG AGTGGAACAATGTCCAAAATGCcaaaatttgaaattgaattacCAGCCTCTCCCAAATCTACAAACCTCAGCCTTTCTGATATTATAATGGCCACTAT ATATGGACAACTTTACGTGCTTTATCTGAAGCACCAACCAAGGACTCCAAATAACCCAGGGGCAGAAGTGATCTTGTATTATTTACCCAG GGAAGGTCAATGTAAGAAAATGCACATATTAAAATTAAATACCACAGGCAAATTTGCCTTGAATGTTGTTGATAACTTGGTTGTGGTGCATCACCAAAGTTCTCAG ACATCAATGATCTTTGATATAAAACAGCGAGCAGAGTTTGATGGAGTTGTCACCATTCATCATCAAGTGCTTCCAGCTTTATCTATTCACCCATGCAAGATTCCTCGGGCAG GTCCATCAGCTGTAACAACACAAAGCCCTGTCCCATGTGAACTTT ATTCTTCCTCATGGACTGTGTTTCAACCTGACATTATAATCAATGCCAGTGAAG GTTACCTGTGGTGTCTCCAGATAAAGCTGCAGCCCATTGTCCACATGCTTCAAGACAAAGGACGGCTAATGGACTTCCTTCTACAGAGGAAGGACTGTAAAATGGTCATCTTGTCTGTATGTTGTCAGA TGTTGAGTGCAGCAGAACGTGGTAGCTTGCCAGTGATTGCTACCATATTTGATAAACTGAATCAGGTCTACAAGGAATATCTAGAAGCTGAGCAAAACTACACCTTG GCTGTGGAGTCAGGAACAAGTCGCAGTAGCACGACTCAGAAGAGGCCTGTGCGTACGCAGGCTGTCATTGACCAATCTGACATGTACACTCATGTCCTATCAGTCTTCACTGAGAAGAAG CAGGATCTCCCCCACAAGTTTGTTAGCGCAGTGTTGATGGAATACATCCGGTCCCTTAATCAGTATCAAATTACAGTCCAG CATTACCTGTACGAATTGGTGATAAAAACCCTTGTCCAGCACAGCCTATTCTACATGCTTCATCAGTTTCTTCAGTACCATGTGCTTAGTGACTCCAAACCACTG CGACTGTCTACAGCCAATGATGAGATTGTGGAAGTCCTACTATCCAAACACCAGGTTTTAGGTGCACTACGGTTTGTTCGTAGTGTTGGTAGCCATGATAATATATCAGCACGCAAGTTCTTGGACGCAGCCAGGCAGACTGGAGATGCAATGCTGTTTTACACCACCTTCAAGTTTTTTGAACAGAGGAATCAAAGATTAAGAGGAAGCTCACACTTTACACCAG GAGAGCACTGTGAAGAGCATGTTGCCCATTTCAAAAACCTTTTTGGAGAACAAGCACTTCTGACATCCATGGCTGTATAA
- the rmc1 gene encoding regulator of MON1-CCZ1 complex isoform X1 yields the protein MEDKGEVKCIKFSLGNKILAVQRTLKAVDFINFIPDLPQTEYSQECKTKNANILSFCWITANEIVFITDQGIEFYQVLPDKRSLKLLKNQSINVNWCMYSPETAVLLLSTTVHGNVLQPFYFRSGTMSKMPKFEIELPASPKSTNLSLSDIIMATIYGQLYVLYLKHQPRTPNNPGAEVILYYLPREGQCKKMHILKLNTTGKFALNVVDNLVVVHHQSSQTSMIFDIKQRAEFDGVVTIHHQVLPALSIHPCKIPRAGPSAVTTQSPVPCELYSSSWTVFQPDIIINASEGYLWCLQIKLQPIVHMLQDKGRLMDFLLQRKDCKMVILSVCCQMLSAAERGSLPVIATIFDKLNQVYKEYLEAEQNYTLAVESGTSRSSTTQKRPVRTQAVIDQSDMYTHVLSVFTEKKQDLPHKFVSAVLMEYIRSLNQYQITVQHYLYELVIKTLVQHSLFYMLHQFLQYHVLSDSKPLACLLLSLESTYPPAHQLSLDMLKFKILQRLSTANDEIVEVLLSKHQVLGALRFVRSVGSHDNISARKFLDAARQTGDAMLFYTTFKFFEQRNQRLRGSSHFTPGEHCEEHVAHFKNLFGEQALLTSMAV from the exons ATGGAAGATAAAGGAGAAGTGAAATGCATCAAATTTTCACTTGGGAACAAGATTCTAGCTGTGCAGAGGACACTAAAGGCTGTG GATTTCATTAACTTCATTCCTGACCTACCCCAAACAGAATACTCTCAAGAATGCAAG ACTAAAAATGCCAACATCCTGAGTTTCTGTTGGATCACTGCTAATGAAATAGTATTTATTACTGACCAGGGCATTGAATTTTATCAG GTATTACCTGACAAACGTAGTTTAAAGCTGCTGAAAAATCAGAGCATTAATGTTAACTGGTGTATGTACTCACCAGAAACTGCTGTTCTCCTCCTGTCTACCACAGTACATGGGAATGTTCTTCAACCATTTTATTTCAGG AGTGGAACAATGTCCAAAATGCcaaaatttgaaattgaattacCAGCCTCTCCCAAATCTACAAACCTCAGCCTTTCTGATATTATAATGGCCACTAT ATATGGACAACTTTACGTGCTTTATCTGAAGCACCAACCAAGGACTCCAAATAACCCAGGGGCAGAAGTGATCTTGTATTATTTACCCAG GGAAGGTCAATGTAAGAAAATGCACATATTAAAATTAAATACCACAGGCAAATTTGCCTTGAATGTTGTTGATAACTTGGTTGTGGTGCATCACCAAAGTTCTCAG ACATCAATGATCTTTGATATAAAACAGCGAGCAGAGTTTGATGGAGTTGTCACCATTCATCATCAAGTGCTTCCAGCTTTATCTATTCACCCATGCAAGATTCCTCGGGCAG GTCCATCAGCTGTAACAACACAAAGCCCTGTCCCATGTGAACTTT ATTCTTCCTCATGGACTGTGTTTCAACCTGACATTATAATCAATGCCAGTGAAG GTTACCTGTGGTGTCTCCAGATAAAGCTGCAGCCCATTGTCCACATGCTTCAAGACAAAGGACGGCTAATGGACTTCCTTCTACAGAGGAAGGACTGTAAAATGGTCATCTTGTCTGTATGTTGTCAGA TGTTGAGTGCAGCAGAACGTGGTAGCTTGCCAGTGATTGCTACCATATTTGATAAACTGAATCAGGTCTACAAGGAATATCTAGAAGCTGAGCAAAACTACACCTTG GCTGTGGAGTCAGGAACAAGTCGCAGTAGCACGACTCAGAAGAGGCCTGTGCGTACGCAGGCTGTCATTGACCAATCTGACATGTACACTCATGTCCTATCAGTCTTCACTGAGAAGAAG CAGGATCTCCCCCACAAGTTTGTTAGCGCAGTGTTGATGGAATACATCCGGTCCCTTAATCAGTATCAAATTACAGTCCAG CATTACCTGTACGAATTGGTGATAAAAACCCTTGTCCAGCACAGCCTATTCTACATGCTTCATCAGTTTCTTCAGTACCATGTGCTTAGTGACTCCAAACCACTG GCTTGTCTACTTCTGTCACTAGAGAGCACGTACCCTCCTGCGCATCAGCTGTCCCTTGACATGCTGAAG TTTAAAATATTGCAGCGACTGTCTACAGCCAATGATGAGATTGTGGAAGTCCTACTATCCAAACACCAGGTTTTAGGTGCACTACGGTTTGTTCGTAGTGTTGGTAGCCATGATAATATATCAGCACGCAAGTTCTTGGACGCAGCCAGGCAGACTGGAGATGCAATGCTGTTTTACACCACCTTCAAGTTTTTTGAACAGAGGAATCAAAGATTAAGAGGAAGCTCACACTTTACACCAG GAGAGCACTGTGAAGAGCATGTTGCCCATTTCAAAAACCTTTTTGGAGAACAAGCACTTCTGACATCCATGGCTGTATAA
- the rmc1 gene encoding regulator of MON1-CCZ1 complex isoform X3, protein MEDKGEVKCIKFSLGNKILAVQRTLKAVDFINFIPDLPQTEYSQECKTKNANILSFCWITANEIVFITDQGIEFYQVLPDKRSLKLLKNQSINVNWCMYSPETAVLLLSTTVHGNVLQPFYFRSGTMSKMPKFEIELPASPKSTNLSLSDIIMATIYGQLYVLYLKHQPRTPNNPGAEVILYYLPREGQCKKMHILKLNTTGKFALNVVDNLVVVHHQSSQTSMIFDIKQRAEFDGVVTIHHQVLPALSIHPCKIPRAGPSAVTTQSPVPCELYSSSWTVFQPDIIINASEGYLWCLQIKLQPIVHMLQDKGRLMDFLLQRKDCKMVILSVCCQMLSAAERGSLPVIATIFDKLNQVYKEYLEAEQNYTLAVESGTSRSSTTQKRPVRTQAVIDQSDMYTHVLSVFTEKKQDLPHKFVSAVLMEYIRSLNQYQITVQHYLYELVIKTLVQHSLFYMLHQFLQYHVLSDSKPLACLLLSLESTYPPAHQLSLDMLKRLSTANDEIVEVLLSKHQVLGALRFVRSVGSHDNISARKFLDAARQTGDAMLFYTTFKFFEQRNQRLRGSSHFTPGEHCEEHVAHFKNLFGEQALLTSMAV, encoded by the exons ATGGAAGATAAAGGAGAAGTGAAATGCATCAAATTTTCACTTGGGAACAAGATTCTAGCTGTGCAGAGGACACTAAAGGCTGTG GATTTCATTAACTTCATTCCTGACCTACCCCAAACAGAATACTCTCAAGAATGCAAG ACTAAAAATGCCAACATCCTGAGTTTCTGTTGGATCACTGCTAATGAAATAGTATTTATTACTGACCAGGGCATTGAATTTTATCAG GTATTACCTGACAAACGTAGTTTAAAGCTGCTGAAAAATCAGAGCATTAATGTTAACTGGTGTATGTACTCACCAGAAACTGCTGTTCTCCTCCTGTCTACCACAGTACATGGGAATGTTCTTCAACCATTTTATTTCAGG AGTGGAACAATGTCCAAAATGCcaaaatttgaaattgaattacCAGCCTCTCCCAAATCTACAAACCTCAGCCTTTCTGATATTATAATGGCCACTAT ATATGGACAACTTTACGTGCTTTATCTGAAGCACCAACCAAGGACTCCAAATAACCCAGGGGCAGAAGTGATCTTGTATTATTTACCCAG GGAAGGTCAATGTAAGAAAATGCACATATTAAAATTAAATACCACAGGCAAATTTGCCTTGAATGTTGTTGATAACTTGGTTGTGGTGCATCACCAAAGTTCTCAG ACATCAATGATCTTTGATATAAAACAGCGAGCAGAGTTTGATGGAGTTGTCACCATTCATCATCAAGTGCTTCCAGCTTTATCTATTCACCCATGCAAGATTCCTCGGGCAG GTCCATCAGCTGTAACAACACAAAGCCCTGTCCCATGTGAACTTT ATTCTTCCTCATGGACTGTGTTTCAACCTGACATTATAATCAATGCCAGTGAAG GTTACCTGTGGTGTCTCCAGATAAAGCTGCAGCCCATTGTCCACATGCTTCAAGACAAAGGACGGCTAATGGACTTCCTTCTACAGAGGAAGGACTGTAAAATGGTCATCTTGTCTGTATGTTGTCAGA TGTTGAGTGCAGCAGAACGTGGTAGCTTGCCAGTGATTGCTACCATATTTGATAAACTGAATCAGGTCTACAAGGAATATCTAGAAGCTGAGCAAAACTACACCTTG GCTGTGGAGTCAGGAACAAGTCGCAGTAGCACGACTCAGAAGAGGCCTGTGCGTACGCAGGCTGTCATTGACCAATCTGACATGTACACTCATGTCCTATCAGTCTTCACTGAGAAGAAG CAGGATCTCCCCCACAAGTTTGTTAGCGCAGTGTTGATGGAATACATCCGGTCCCTTAATCAGTATCAAATTACAGTCCAG CATTACCTGTACGAATTGGTGATAAAAACCCTTGTCCAGCACAGCCTATTCTACATGCTTCATCAGTTTCTTCAGTACCATGTGCTTAGTGACTCCAAACCACTG GCTTGTCTACTTCTGTCACTAGAGAGCACGTACCCTCCTGCGCATCAGCTGTCCCTTGACATGCTGAAG CGACTGTCTACAGCCAATGATGAGATTGTGGAAGTCCTACTATCCAAACACCAGGTTTTAGGTGCACTACGGTTTGTTCGTAGTGTTGGTAGCCATGATAATATATCAGCACGCAAGTTCTTGGACGCAGCCAGGCAGACTGGAGATGCAATGCTGTTTTACACCACCTTCAAGTTTTTTGAACAGAGGAATCAAAGATTAAGAGGAAGCTCACACTTTACACCAG GAGAGCACTGTGAAGAGCATGTTGCCCATTTCAAAAACCTTTTTGGAGAACAAGCACTTCTGACATCCATGGCTGTATAA